In a genomic window of Roseiflexus castenholzii DSM 13941:
- the dmpG gene encoding 4-hydroxy-2-oxovalerate aldolase: MNAPRLTDTTLRDGSHAMRHMFTRQHVRDIVTALDRAGVPVIEVTHGDGLAGSSLQYGFSFVSDLDLIAEARESAERARIAALLLPGIGTRRELKAAVERGVQVLRIATQCTEADISEEHFKMAKDMGLETVGFLMMSHMRSPEFLAEQALLMESYGADCVYVVDSAGAMLPRDAAARVRALKDTLRVQVGFHAHNNLGLGIGNTLAALEAGADQIDGCLRGLGAGAGNAATELLAAVLDRLGVNPGLDVLALMDAAEYVVAPIMPFQPFPDRDAITIGYAGVYSTFLLHAKRVGEQLGVDPRAILIELGRRQTVAGQEDWILDVALELVRKRERA; the protein is encoded by the coding sequence ATGAACGCGCCGCGCCTAACCGATACGACCCTGCGCGATGGATCGCACGCGATGCGGCATATGTTCACCCGCCAGCATGTGCGCGACATTGTGACCGCACTGGATCGCGCCGGAGTCCCGGTGATTGAGGTGACCCACGGCGATGGACTGGCAGGCTCGTCGTTGCAGTACGGTTTCTCGTTCGTCTCCGACCTCGACCTGATCGCCGAGGCGCGAGAGTCGGCAGAACGGGCGCGCATTGCAGCGTTGCTCCTTCCCGGCATTGGGACGCGCCGTGAACTGAAGGCCGCCGTCGAACGCGGCGTTCAGGTGCTGCGGATCGCCACACAATGCACCGAAGCGGACATCAGTGAAGAACATTTCAAGATGGCGAAGGACATGGGGCTGGAAACCGTCGGTTTTCTCATGATGTCCCACATGCGCTCTCCCGAATTTCTGGCGGAGCAGGCATTGCTTATGGAGTCGTATGGCGCCGACTGCGTCTATGTGGTCGATTCGGCAGGTGCTATGCTGCCGCGCGACGCGGCGGCGCGTGTGCGGGCGCTCAAAGATACGCTGCGGGTGCAGGTCGGTTTCCACGCGCACAACAACCTGGGGCTGGGGATCGGCAATACCCTGGCGGCGCTCGAAGCAGGCGCCGACCAGATCGATGGATGTCTTCGCGGGTTGGGCGCCGGTGCGGGCAACGCCGCCACCGAGTTGTTGGCGGCGGTGCTCGACCGGCTGGGTGTCAATCCAGGGCTGGATGTGCTGGCGCTGATGGATGCCGCTGAGTATGTAGTGGCGCCGATCATGCCGTTTCAGCCCTTTCCCGACCGCGATGCCATTACTATCGGGTACGCCGGAGTCTACTCGACGTTTCTGCTGCATGCCAAACGGGTGGGCGAGCAACTGGGCGTTGATCCGCGCGCTATCCTGATCGAGTTGGGGCGCCGCCAGACAGTCGCCGGGCAGGAGGACTGGATACTGGACGTGGCGCTCGAACTGGTGCGCAAACGAGAAAGGGCATAG
- a CDS encoding acetaldehyde dehydrogenase (acetylating): MGDETIKVAILGSGNIGTDLMYKLLDCPASMELVLLAGIDPNSEGLARARALGVAASAQGIDAVLEHPDIQIVFDATSAKAHVRHAKLLRETGRTAIDLTPAARGPYVVPPVNLRQHLDAPNVNLITCGGQATIPLVYAVSRVTPVRYAEIVSTVASRSAGPGTRQNIDEFTFTTAHGLEVIGGAQQGKAIIILNPAEPPILMRNTVYALPEDDFDPAQVRDSIEAMVAEVQQYVPGYRLKNPPVFDMRDTPWGRKSAVTVLLEVEGAGHFLPTYAGNLDIMTASARRVGDVFARHLLSRREVAV; the protein is encoded by the coding sequence ATGGGCGATGAAACGATAAAAGTGGCCATCCTCGGCTCCGGGAATATCGGAACCGACCTCATGTATAAACTCCTTGATTGCCCCGCTTCGATGGAATTGGTGTTACTGGCGGGGATCGATCCAAACTCTGAAGGTCTGGCGCGCGCGCGCGCGCTGGGTGTTGCGGCGAGCGCACAAGGCATTGATGCGGTGCTGGAACATCCCGACATTCAGATCGTCTTCGATGCAACTAGCGCAAAAGCGCATGTGCGCCACGCAAAACTCTTGCGCGAGACCGGCAGGACCGCTATTGATCTGACCCCAGCGGCTCGTGGACCCTACGTTGTGCCGCCGGTCAATCTCCGGCAACACCTCGATGCACCAAATGTCAACCTGATCACCTGCGGCGGTCAGGCGACGATTCCACTGGTTTATGCCGTCAGCCGCGTGACGCCAGTGCGCTACGCCGAAATTGTCAGCACGGTCGCCAGCCGCTCTGCTGGACCGGGCACGCGCCAGAATATCGACGAGTTCACCTTCACCACGGCGCACGGTCTGGAAGTCATTGGCGGTGCGCAACAGGGCAAGGCGATCATTATTCTCAACCCGGCGGAACCGCCGATCCTGATGCGTAATACGGTCTATGCTCTCCCAGAGGATGATTTCGACCCGGCACAGGTGCGCGACTCCATCGAGGCGATGGTGGCTGAGGTGCAGCAGTACGTACCCGGCTATAGACTAAAGAATCCACCGGTCTTCGACATGCGCGACACACCGTGGGGACGTAAGTCGGCGGTGACGGTGCTGCTCGAAGTTGAGGGCGCGGGGCACTTCCTCCCAACCTACGCCGGCAACCTGGACATCATGACCGCTTCGGCGCGGCGGGTTGGTGACGTCTTTGCCCGACATCTGTTGAGCCGTCGGGAGGTGGCGGTATGA
- a CDS encoding IclR family transcriptional regulator has product MLQTLQKAVEVLSLFSPTHPEWTVGDIARALEQPKSSTSELLSSMAGQGLLRRTGPGRYRLGWRLLEFGQTLLKTTEFRAEARQVMEEVVARWGETMHLAVLENGQVIYIEKLEGTHAVHISLSGVGARLPAHCSGVGKVLLAHAPWSEVAQILEQQGMHAFTPNTIITPEDLARELELVRQRGYACDQEEVSIGLCCVAAPIYNFEGRVIAAMSISLPTHRFQAQRAGYVTLIVEAAQRVSENLGYHRGMPRWAMKR; this is encoded by the coding sequence ATGCTTCAAACACTCCAGAAGGCTGTCGAAGTCCTGAGCCTCTTCTCACCAACGCACCCCGAGTGGACGGTTGGCGACATTGCGCGCGCGCTCGAACAGCCGAAATCGAGCACCTCGGAGTTGTTGAGTAGCATGGCAGGACAGGGTTTGTTGCGCCGCACCGGTCCGGGGCGCTACCGGCTGGGTTGGCGATTGCTCGAATTCGGGCAGACGCTGCTCAAGACCACCGAGTTCCGTGCCGAAGCGCGCCAGGTGATGGAAGAAGTCGTGGCGCGCTGGGGTGAAACGATGCACCTGGCAGTGCTCGAAAATGGTCAGGTAATCTACATCGAGAAACTCGAAGGAACACACGCCGTCCACATCTCGCTGTCGGGCGTCGGCGCGCGCCTGCCAGCCCACTGTAGCGGCGTCGGAAAAGTGCTCCTCGCGCATGCGCCCTGGAGCGAGGTCGCACAGATTCTCGAGCAACAGGGCATGCATGCCTTCACCCCGAATACCATCATCACACCGGAAGACCTGGCGCGCGAACTGGAACTGGTGCGGCAACGCGGTTATGCCTGCGATCAGGAAGAGGTCTCGATCGGTCTCTGCTGTGTGGCGGCGCCGATCTACAACTTTGAAGGGCGCGTCATTGCGGCAATGAGCATTTCGTTGCCAACGCACCGCTTCCAGGCGCAGCGCGCCGGGTATGTTACACTCATTGTAGAGGCGGCTCAGCGTGTGTCCGAAAACCTGGGCTACCACAGAGGAATGCCTCGATGGGCGATGAAACGATAA
- a CDS encoding catechol 2,3-dioxygenase, which yields MADHKEPIFDVAQLAHVEILTPKMNDTLWFFKDLLGLEETERSGKSVYLRAYEDYYHHSLKVTEADQPGLGHVAWRTTSPQALERRVQAIEAIGLGRGWINGDHGHGRAYQFTTPDGHLMELFWDVEYYQAPEAMRTELLNRPQKRPLRGVPVRRLDHVNLLCQNVTPNKQFMMDQLGFRLREHIILNDGSEAGAWLSVSPLVHEVATMRDATGAKGRLHHICYWYGIPQHLSDIADVFSDYGITIEAGPGKHGISQALFMYVFEPGGNRVELFGDAGYLIFDPDWKPITWHESNLAKGIIWFGSPLPAEYFMYGTPPVQKEVQERTEEELVGAN from the coding sequence ATGGCGGATCACAAAGAGCCGATCTTCGATGTCGCGCAACTGGCGCACGTCGAAATCCTGACGCCCAAGATGAACGACACCCTCTGGTTCTTCAAGGATTTGCTCGGTCTCGAAGAAACCGAGCGGTCGGGGAAATCAGTCTATCTGCGCGCGTATGAGGATTACTACCATCATAGCCTGAAGGTCACCGAGGCGGATCAGCCGGGGCTGGGGCATGTCGCCTGGCGCACGACGTCGCCGCAGGCGCTCGAGCGACGTGTGCAGGCGATCGAGGCAATCGGTCTGGGACGCGGGTGGATCAACGGCGATCACGGGCATGGGCGCGCCTATCAGTTCACCACGCCTGATGGTCACCTGATGGAACTGTTCTGGGACGTGGAGTACTACCAGGCGCCCGAAGCGATGCGCACCGAACTGCTCAACCGCCCGCAAAAACGACCGCTGCGCGGCGTGCCGGTGCGCCGTCTCGACCACGTGAATCTGCTGTGCCAGAATGTGACGCCCAACAAGCAGTTCATGATGGACCAACTCGGGTTCCGTCTGCGCGAACACATTATCTTGAACGACGGCTCCGAGGCGGGTGCGTGGCTCAGCGTCAGCCCGCTCGTTCACGAAGTAGCGACCATGCGTGATGCCACCGGTGCAAAGGGGCGCCTGCACCACATTTGCTACTGGTACGGCATCCCACAGCACCTCTCGGATATTGCCGACGTCTTCTCCGATTATGGCATTACAATTGAAGCCGGACCGGGCAAGCATGGCATCAGCCAGGCGCTCTTCATGTACGTCTTCGAGCCGGGTGGCAACCGCGTCGAACTGTTTGGCGACGCCGGCTACCTGATCTTCGATCCGGACTGGAAGCCGATCACCTGGCATGAGTCGAACCTGGCGAAGGGAATTATCTGGTTCGGTTCGCCGCTGCCCGCCGAGTACTTCATGTACGGTACACCGCCAGTGCAGAAGGAGGTGCAGGAGCGTACCGAGGAGGAATTGGTTGGCGCGAATTGA
- a CDS encoding 4-hydroxyphenylacetate 3-hydroxylase N-terminal domain-containing protein, giving the protein MTVETVAKTTVPLTGEEYLESLRDGREIWIYGERVKDITTHPAFRNATRMVARLYDALHDAEKQSVLTCPTDTGNGGFTHKFFRASRSADDLVGARDAIAEWARLTYGWMGRSPDYKAAFLATLGANAAFYSPYQENARRWYRESQERVLYFNHAIVNPPIDRNRPPDEIRDVYMHVERETDAGLIVSGAKVVATGSALTHYNFIAHYGPLPIRSKEFALIFIVPMDAPGVKLIARPSYEMAAEVMGSPFDYPLSSRLDENDSVMIFDQVLIPWENVFVYGDVEKVNAFFPLSGFIPRFTFHGCTRMAVKLDFIAGLFLKAVEATGAKEFRGVQARVGEVLAWRNLFWAISDAMARTPIPWNDGAVLPNLDYGLAYRVFATVAYPRIKELIESDVASALIYLNSHAVDFKTPEIRGYLDKYLRGSNGYSSLDRVKLMKLLWDAIGSEFGGRHELYERNYAGNHENIRLEVLLTAMATGAADQYKGFADQCLSEYDLDGWTVPDLINPDDVNVILRRFGNGK; this is encoded by the coding sequence ATGACCGTTGAGACTGTGGCAAAAACGACGGTACCCCTCACCGGCGAGGAGTATCTGGAAAGTCTGCGTGATGGACGTGAAATCTGGATCTATGGCGAGCGCGTCAAAGACATTACCACTCACCCGGCGTTCCGCAACGCTACCCGCATGGTTGCCCGCCTCTACGATGCACTGCACGACGCTGAGAAGCAATCGGTATTAACCTGCCCTACCGACACCGGCAATGGCGGTTTCACCCACAAGTTTTTCCGCGCCTCGCGCAGCGCAGACGACCTGGTCGGCGCGCGTGATGCCATCGCCGAATGGGCGCGGTTGACCTACGGATGGATGGGGCGCAGTCCTGATTACAAAGCCGCTTTTCTGGCAACGCTTGGCGCGAATGCGGCGTTTTACTCCCCCTACCAGGAGAATGCGCGGCGTTGGTACCGCGAATCACAGGAGCGGGTGCTCTACTTCAACCACGCGATTGTCAACCCGCCAATTGATCGTAACCGTCCGCCGGACGAAATCCGCGATGTGTACATGCATGTCGAGCGCGAGACCGACGCCGGATTGATCGTCAGTGGCGCAAAGGTCGTTGCTACCGGTTCGGCACTGACACACTATAACTTCATTGCGCACTACGGTCCGCTGCCGATCAGGAGCAAAGAGTTCGCCCTGATCTTCATCGTGCCGATGGATGCCCCCGGCGTGAAGTTGATCGCCCGTCCCTCGTATGAGATGGCGGCAGAAGTGATGGGCAGCCCATTCGATTATCCGCTTTCGAGCCGCCTCGACGAGAACGACTCGGTGATGATCTTCGATCAGGTGTTGATCCCCTGGGAGAATGTCTTCGTCTACGGCGATGTCGAGAAGGTCAACGCCTTCTTCCCGCTCTCCGGCTTTATTCCGCGCTTTACGTTCCACGGCTGCACGCGCATGGCCGTCAAACTCGACTTCATTGCCGGTCTGTTCCTGAAGGCGGTCGAAGCGACAGGCGCGAAGGAATTCCGTGGCGTGCAGGCGCGCGTCGGCGAGGTGCTTGCCTGGCGCAACCTGTTCTGGGCAATCAGTGATGCGATGGCGCGCACGCCGATCCCCTGGAATGATGGCGCGGTGCTGCCCAACCTGGATTATGGACTGGCGTATCGCGTGTTTGCAACGGTAGCATACCCGCGGATCAAGGAACTGATCGAGAGCGATGTCGCCAGCGCGCTGATCTATCTGAACTCGCACGCGGTCGATTTCAAGACCCCCGAAATCCGTGGTTATCTCGACAAGTATCTGCGCGGATCAAATGGCTACTCGTCGCTTGATCGCGTCAAACTGATGAAATTGCTGTGGGACGCGATCGGCTCCGAGTTTGGTGGACGCCACGAACTGTACGAGCGCAACTACGCCGGCAACCACGAAAACATTCGCCTGGAGGTGCTGCTGACGGCGATGGCGACCGGCGCCGCCGACCAGTACAAAGGGTTCGCCGATCAATGTCTCAGCGAGTATGACCTCGACGGCTGGACGGTTCCCGATCTGATCAACCCTGATGATGTGAACGTCATCTTACGACGGTTTGGCAACGGCAAGTAA
- a CDS encoding nucleotidyltransferase family protein, which translates to MPLQIDIPHDAIAAFCKRWRIKELSIFGSALRDDFRPDSDVDVLVVFDESASWSLFDLVHAQQELERIFERPVDLVEKKAVRNPFRRHHILHNREVIYATGRA; encoded by the coding sequence ATGCCGCTCCAGATCGACATTCCGCACGATGCAATCGCCGCCTTCTGCAAGCGCTGGCGGATCAAGGAACTGTCGATCTTCGGCTCGGCGCTGCGGGACGACTTCCGCCCCGACAGCGATGTGGATGTGCTGGTGGTATTTGATGAGTCGGCGTCATGGAGCCTGTTCGACTTGGTGCATGCGCAACAAGAACTTGAGCGCATATTTGAACGACCGGTCGATCTGGTTGAGAAAAAAGCTGTTCGCAATCCCTTCCGCCGGCATCACATCCTTCACAATCGCGAGGTTATTTATGCAACCGGAAGAGCGTGA
- a CDS encoding HepT-like ribonuclease domain-containing protein, whose translation MQPEERDPAYLWDMLIVARSVVEFTHDITRDAFLSDNRDAEIIRLAVERKLEILGEAARRVSPHFRETHPEIPRAQIIGLRNLISHEYDRVDHERIYAIAREEAPQLIALLEPLIPPLPPTEDD comes from the coding sequence ATGCAACCGGAAGAGCGTGATCCCGCTTACCTTTGGGATATGCTTATAGTGGCTCGATCAGTGGTGGAGTTTACGCACGATATAACACGTGATGCGTTCTTGAGCGACAATAGAGACGCGGAAATCATAAGACTGGCTGTTGAGCGCAAACTCGAAATCCTGGGAGAAGCGGCGCGACGAGTAAGCCCGCACTTTCGGGAAACGCATCCAGAAATTCCCCGGGCGCAAATCATCGGATTGCGCAATCTGATCAGTCACGAATACGATAGAGTCGATCACGAACGCATTTATGCCATCGCACGCGAAGAGGCGCCACAGTTGATTGCTCTTTTAGAACCTCTAATTCCGCCGCTTCCTCCTACGGAAGACGACTGA
- a CDS encoding DNA double-strand break repair nuclease NurA codes for MSTPPAIESSLTTADLPASILSAIDACAEACRATLVRLEGDRDRLRDALARRIHPAPDGPVRRLCAVDGAHATVPAAGATFAAIAAVAVEDAELTDQDALVQLMPPVEELETIIGGMRTVMELRLLAKRLRATSSGLFVLDGSFYSALLEINRLLVRHAQDARGGRMAAWWKPFDELLEAFFAGEDWRLVLSSRRVIAHPKLATAADDVAHLAPHLSGTVTDRTLWSTVLEAGEYSLPAPLIRRDRPHLLTGYRSPRLKDFGERRAAIEQGYGQLYVIYYRPDAAAPAYRIELPAALIAREPLGAVLATFRAALRIGAIQEPLPQFLADAICRQTGRALEATAEGARTALQNEFGLNLVQRYLGPYRTR; via the coding sequence ATGTCTACACCTCCCGCAATTGAGTCCTCACTCACCACCGCCGATCTTCCGGCATCCATTCTGAGTGCGATCGATGCATGCGCCGAGGCGTGCCGCGCCACCCTGGTGCGGCTCGAAGGTGACCGCGACCGCCTGCGTGATGCGCTGGCGCGCCGTATTCACCCTGCGCCCGATGGTCCTGTGCGGCGGCTGTGCGCCGTTGATGGCGCGCATGCCACCGTGCCTGCTGCCGGCGCCACGTTTGCTGCGATTGCCGCCGTTGCAGTCGAAGATGCGGAACTGACCGACCAGGACGCGCTGGTGCAGTTGATGCCGCCGGTCGAGGAACTGGAGACGATCATCGGCGGCATGCGCACGGTCATGGAGCTGCGCTTGCTGGCAAAGCGTCTTCGTGCAACCAGCAGCGGATTATTTGTACTGGATGGGTCATTCTACTCAGCGCTGCTGGAGATCAATCGCCTGCTGGTTCGGCACGCACAGGACGCGCGCGGCGGACGAATGGCGGCATGGTGGAAACCGTTCGATGAGTTGCTCGAAGCCTTCTTTGCCGGTGAAGACTGGCGGCTGGTTCTATCCTCGCGACGGGTGATTGCTCATCCCAAACTGGCGACCGCTGCCGACGATGTGGCGCACCTTGCGCCGCATCTTTCCGGGACGGTGACCGACCGGACGTTGTGGAGTACGGTGTTGGAAGCAGGGGAGTATTCGCTGCCTGCGCCGCTCATCCGCCGCGACCGGCCCCATCTGCTGACCGGGTATCGTTCGCCGCGCCTGAAAGATTTCGGCGAGCGCCGGGCTGCGATTGAGCAGGGCTATGGCCAGTTGTACGTCATCTACTATCGGCCCGACGCGGCGGCGCCAGCCTACCGCATCGAACTGCCCGCCGCCCTGATTGCGCGCGAGCCGCTCGGCGCAGTGCTGGCAACGTTTCGGGCCGCCTTGCGCATCGGCGCGATCCAGGAGCCATTACCGCAGTTTCTGGCGGACGCGATCTGCCGTCAGACGGGGCGTGCGCTCGAAGCTACCGCCGAGGGGGCCCGCACTGCATTGCAAAACGAATTCGGTCTGAACCTGGTGCAGCGTTATTTAGGACCATATCGGACGCGGTAA
- a CDS encoding putative glycoside hydrolase: MKALNNAAFLMLPVLLIALSGRITAQEERPEASQIQDGVAVPSGYFFPFVYTADILYGNFGQHRSSGCHPVDEAAKFHLIVTGPQSHRTRNWCGNPDNAFGAIKNLSPNTLILLYRMGPGQYVISPWGAVGDGWEWVKTYHGKEAQDRWTALGVNSGDYLLSLNYPVERAMEIGNRNWQEYWITRNHTDIWVNRINGMNGNATDGIFADGMQYGVSWTNGWCAERAYREQGCAQMDHPSTYYQNGEYNQELWRQHYDMFLERAVPYYRQRNLLFGLNVWRLSLPQQIALYERLGIVAMEECGFLCTGRTDLRSWTQKLQAMQQAMNYAIISVNLPPGYSASNGPDAMERVWCADGVCQTGWKWLWYSLGSYWLSYEPYRKNAYFYFSLWGYRGSYWFDEYDPRYLHLGMPTGSAVRLAHDVWIREFERGWIAVNPTLRQANVSVPSGKARILEHTNFKNPESAPLVDQFALAPLQGVVLLKEGHLYPVWKTYLPLVITSSSASRR, translated from the coding sequence GTGAAAGCGCTCAACAACGCAGCGTTTTTGATGCTCCCTGTCCTCCTTATTGCATTGAGCGGAAGGATCACAGCGCAGGAAGAACGGCCCGAAGCATCACAGATACAGGATGGAGTGGCTGTTCCGTCCGGTTACTTCTTCCCTTTTGTCTACACCGCCGATATCCTGTACGGAAATTTTGGACAGCACCGTTCAAGCGGTTGCCATCCCGTCGATGAAGCCGCAAAGTTTCACCTGATTGTAACCGGACCGCAAAGTCATCGAACACGAAACTGGTGTGGAAATCCCGACAATGCATTTGGCGCCATTAAGAATCTCAGCCCGAATACTCTGATCCTCCTGTACCGTATGGGTCCGGGGCAGTATGTGATCAGCCCGTGGGGCGCAGTGGGCGATGGATGGGAATGGGTAAAAACATACCATGGCAAGGAAGCGCAGGATCGCTGGACGGCATTGGGTGTGAATTCTGGTGATTACCTGCTCAGTTTGAATTATCCTGTCGAACGCGCTATGGAAATCGGCAACAGAAACTGGCAGGAATACTGGATCACCAGAAACCACACAGATATTTGGGTCAACCGTATCAACGGAATGAATGGGAATGCAACAGATGGAATCTTTGCCGATGGCATGCAGTACGGCGTCTCCTGGACGAATGGATGGTGTGCAGAGCGTGCGTATCGCGAACAAGGCTGTGCTCAGATGGATCACCCATCGACCTATTATCAGAATGGTGAGTACAACCAGGAACTCTGGCGTCAGCACTACGATATGTTTCTGGAGCGGGCTGTTCCCTACTATCGGCAACGCAACCTGCTATTTGGCCTCAATGTGTGGCGACTCAGCCTTCCGCAGCAGATCGCTCTGTATGAACGACTGGGCATCGTAGCAATGGAGGAATGCGGATTTTTATGCACAGGGAGAACCGACCTAAGATCGTGGACACAAAAACTACAAGCAATGCAGCAGGCAATGAACTATGCGATCATCTCGGTCAATCTGCCCCCCGGCTACAGTGCGAGCAACGGTCCTGACGCGATGGAGCGCGTCTGGTGTGCAGATGGAGTGTGTCAGACTGGCTGGAAATGGCTATGGTATAGCCTGGGCAGTTACTGGTTGAGCTATGAGCCTTATCGCAAGAACGCATACTTTTATTTCTCACTGTGGGGATATCGCGGAAGCTACTGGTTTGACGAATACGATCCTCGTTATCTCCACCTTGGCATGCCCACCGGATCGGCAGTGCGACTGGCACATGACGTATGGATCCGAGAGTTCGAGAGAGGATGGATTGCGGTCAATCCAACACTCAGACAGGCCAATGTGTCTGTACCTTCTGGAAAAGCACGTATCCTCGAACACACGAACTTCAAGAATCCCGAGTCGGCTCCCCTGGTCGATCAATTTGCGTTGGCGCCGCTGCAAGGCGTTGTCCTGTTGAAGGAAGGTCATTTGTACCCGGTATGGAAGACGTATCTTCCTCTCGTCATAACCTCATCATCTGCATCAAGGCGCTGA
- a CDS encoding ABC transporter ATP-binding protein: protein MDTAKKNGTSDEILLEVRGLKKHFPIQSGFLRRVTGYVKAVDGIDFYIKKGETLGLVGESGCGKSTTGRTILRLLDPTAGEIIFDDPNIGKVDLAKLNRAQLTRVRPNMQIIFQDPFSSLNPRLTVGQIVGEPLEIQKVASGQALKDRVAELLQEVGIRPENMTRYPHAFSGGQRQRIGIARALALNPKLIVCDEPVSALDVSIQAQVLNLLEDLQEKYDLTYLFVAHDLSVVEHISDRVAVMYVGYIVEMASTEELYYHPKHPYTEALLAAIPKPDPRKRTRPIKLPGDVPSPANPPSGCYFHPRCRYAEEICKVERPPLRDIGGEHWVACHFAEQLQLQGVTRLNEIPLIELPKRQASVPATTTATT from the coding sequence ATGGATACCGCAAAGAAAAATGGCACATCCGACGAGATTTTGCTCGAAGTTCGTGGGCTAAAGAAGCATTTTCCGATTCAGAGCGGTTTCCTCCGGCGCGTGACCGGGTATGTCAAAGCCGTCGATGGTATTGATTTCTATATCAAGAAGGGTGAGACCCTCGGTCTCGTCGGTGAGTCAGGGTGCGGCAAGAGTACGACCGGACGCACCATCCTTCGCCTCCTCGATCCGACCGCAGGCGAGATTATTTTCGATGATCCGAATATTGGCAAGGTAGACCTGGCAAAACTCAATCGCGCGCAACTCACGCGGGTCCGCCCGAATATGCAGATTATCTTCCAGGACCCCTTCTCGTCACTGAATCCGCGTCTGACGGTCGGGCAGATCGTTGGTGAACCGCTTGAAATCCAGAAGGTTGCTTCCGGTCAGGCGCTCAAGGATCGCGTCGCTGAGTTGCTCCAGGAAGTCGGTATCCGCCCTGAGAATATGACGCGCTACCCGCACGCTTTCTCCGGTGGGCAACGCCAACGTATCGGTATTGCGCGCGCCCTGGCGCTCAACCCAAAACTGATCGTCTGCGATGAGCCGGTGTCGGCGCTCGATGTGTCGATTCAGGCGCAGGTGCTCAATCTTCTCGAAGATCTTCAGGAGAAGTACGACCTGACCTACCTCTTTGTGGCGCACGATCTGAGCGTTGTTGAACATATTTCCGACCGGGTGGCGGTGATGTACGTGGGCTATATCGTCGAAATGGCAAGCACCGAAGAACTCTATTACCACCCCAAACATCCGTACACCGAGGCGCTCCTTGCTGCTATTCCGAAACCCGATCCGCGCAAACGCACGCGCCCGATCAAACTCCCTGGCGACGTGCCCAGCCCGGCGAATCCTCCTTCGGGGTGCTATTTCCATCCGCGCTGCCGGTATGCTGAGGAGATCTGTAAGGTCGAACGTCCACCGCTGCGCGATATTGGTGGTGAGCACTGGGTTGCCTGTCATTTCGCTGAGCAGTTGCAGTTGCAGGGTGTGACGCGCCTGAACGAAATCCCGCTCATTGAGCTTCCCAAGCGCCAGGCGTCTGTGCCGGCGACAACGACAGCAACGACGTAG